A genomic window from Nomascus leucogenys isolate Asia chromosome 10, Asia_NLE_v1, whole genome shotgun sequence includes:
- the SWSAP1 gene encoding ATPase SWSAP1: MAETLRRVLTRGCAVWSGEENTPAAGPPLLLLGTPGSGKTALLFAAALEAAGEGQGPVLFLTRRPLQSLPRGTGTTLDPMRLQKIRFQYPPSTRELFRLLCSAHEAPGPAPSLLLLDGLEEYLAEDPEPQEAAYLIALLLDTAAHFSHQLGPGRDCGLMVALQTQEEADSGDVLHLALLQRYFPAQCWLQPDAPGPGEHGLRACLEPGGLGPRTEWWVTFRADGEMMIAPWPTQAGDPSSGKGSSSGGQP; encoded by the exons ATGGCGGAGACGCTGAGGCGGGTGCTAACCAGGGGCTGTGCGGTCTGGTCCGGGGAGGAGAACACGCCTGCCGCTGGACCGCCTTTGCTGCTGCTCGGTACACCAGGATCTGGAAAAACAGCGCTGCTATTTGCTGCGGCTCTAGAGGCGGCGGGGGAGGGCCAAGGTCCAGTACTCTTCCTGACACGAAGGCCTCTTCAAAGCCTGCCCCGCGGGACCGGAACGACTCTAGACCCAATGAGACTCCAG aAGATCCGCTTCCAGTACCCACCCTCAACCCGAGAGCTTTTTCGGCTCCTGTGCTCTGCCCATGAGGCCCCGGGGCCAGCCCCCTCCCTTCTGCTGCTCGACGGCCTAGAAGAGTACCTAGCGGAAGACCCAGAGCCCCAGGAAGCCGCCTACCTCATTGCCTTACTTCTAGACACAGCTGCCCACTTCAGCCACCAGCTTGGGCCTGGCCGGGACTGTGGGCTCATGGTGGCCCTCCAGACCCAGGAGGAGGCAGATAGTGGGGACGTCCTGCACCTGGCACTGCTCCAGCGGTATTTTCCTGCCCAGTGCTGGCTGCAGCCAGATGCACCAGGTCCAGGAGAGCACGGCCTCCGAGCCTGCCTGGAGCCAGGAGGGCTGGGCCCCAGAACAGAGTGGTGGGTGACTTTCCGAGCAGATGGAGAAATGATGATCGCTCCGTGGCCCACCCAGGCTGGTGACCCCAGCTCAGGCAAGGGTTCAAGCTCTGGAGGCCAGCCCTGA
- the PLPPR2 gene encoding phospholipid phosphatase-related protein type 2 isoform X2: MAGGRPHLKRSFSIIPCFVFVESVLLGIVILLAYRLEFTDTFPVHTQGFFCYDSTYAKPYPGPEAASRVPPALVYALVTAGPTLTILLGELARAFFPAPPSAIPVIGESTIVSGACCRFSPPVRRLVRFLGVYSFGLFTTTIFANAGQVVTGNPTPHFLSVCRPNYTALGCLPPSPDRPGPDRFVTDQGACAGSPSLVAAARRAFPCKDAALCAYAVTYTAMYVTLVFRVKGSRLVKPSLCLALLCPAFLVGVVRVAEYRNHWSDVLAGFLTGAAIATFLVTCVVHNFQSRPPSGRRLSPWEDLGQAPTVDSPLEKLSVAQEPEVCRPHSTPARLTPSKSQNCARRGHLIPSCVSSRAPAMCSSPRVPRPRLRSEPTPLPLPLPLPAPTPSQGPSPSSPGPGGPGGGGGRGRKLLLPTPLLRDLYTLSGLYPSPFHRDNFSPYLFASRDHLL, translated from the exons ATGGCGGGAGGGAGACCGCATCTGAAGAGGAGTTTCTCCATCATCCCCTGCTTTGTCTTCGTGGAG TCGGTGCTGCTGGGCATCGTGATCCTGCTTGCTTACCGCCTGGAGTTCACGGACACCTTCCCTGTGCACACCCAGGGATTCTTCTGCTATGACAGTACCTACGCCAAGCCCTACCCAGGGCCTGAGGCTGCCAGCCGAGTGCCTCCTGCTCTCGTCTACGCACTGGTCACTGCCGGGCCCACCCTCACG ATCCTGCTGGGAGAGCTGGCGCGTGCCTTTTTCCCTGCACCACCTTCAGCCATCCCAGTCATCGGGGAGAGCACCATCGTGTCCGGGGCCTGCTGCCGCTTCAGCCCCCCAGTGCGGAGGCTGGTCCGCTTCCTGG GGGTCTACTCCTTCGGCCTCTTCACCACGACAATCTTCGCCAACGCGGGGCAGGTGGTGACCGGCAATCCCACGCCACACTTCCTGTCCGTGTGCCGCCCCAACTACACGGCCCTGGGCTGCCTGCCACCTTCTCCGGATCGGCCAGGTCCCGACCGCTTTGTCACTGACCAGGGTGCCTGCGCTGGCAGCCCCAGCCTCGTGGCCGCCGCGCGCCGCGCCTTTCCCTGCAAGGATGCGGCCCTCTGCGCCTACGCGGTCACCTACACGGCG ATGTACGTGACTCTCGTGTTCCGCGTGAAGGGCTCCCGCCTGGTCAAACCCTCGCTCTGCCTGGCCCTGCTGTGCCCGGCCTTCCTGGTGGGCGTGGTCCGCGTGGCCGAGTACCGAAACCACTGGTCGGACGTGCTGGCTGGCTTCCTGACAGGAGCGGCCATCGCCACCTTTTTG GTCACCTGCGTTGTGCATAACTTTCAGAGCCGGCCACCCTCTGGCCGAAGGCTCTCTCCCTGGGAGGACCTGGGCCAAGCCCCCACCGTGGACAGCCCCCTCGAAAAGTTAAGTGTGGCCCAG GAACCCGAGGTCTGCAGGCCGCATTCGACACCGGCACGGCTCACCCCATCCA AGTCGCAGAACTGTGCCCGCCGTGGCCACCTGATCCCCAGCTGTGTCTCCTCCAGGGCCCCAGCCATGTGTTCGTCGCCCCGTGTGCCCCGTCCTCGATTGAGGTCTGAGCCGACGCCCTTGCCCCTGCCCCTACCCCTGCCAGCGCCCACCCCCAGCCAGGGCCCCTCACCTTCCTCCCCTGGACCTGGGGGGCCAGGCGGGGGTGGTGGACGTGGCCGGAAGCTGCTGCTGCCCACGCCCCTGCTGCGGGACCTGTACACCCTGAGTGGActctatccctcccccttccaccGGGACAACTTCAGCCCTTACCTGTTTGCCAGCCGTGACCACCTGCTGTGA
- the PLPPR2 gene encoding phospholipid phosphatase-related protein type 2 isoform X1, whose protein sequence is MFLHLCISASVASPGALTLSLLSPPPLPALAWWQSVLLGIVILLAYRLEFTDTFPVHTQGFFCYDSTYAKPYPGPEAASRVPPALVYALVTAGPTLTILLGELARAFFPAPPSAIPVIGESTIVSGACCRFSPPVRRLVRFLGVYSFGLFTTTIFANAGQVVTGNPTPHFLSVCRPNYTALGCLPPSPDRPGPDRFVTDQGACAGSPSLVAAARRAFPCKDAALCAYAVTYTAMYVTLVFRVKGSRLVKPSLCLALLCPAFLVGVVRVAEYRNHWSDVLAGFLTGAAIATFLVTCVVHNFQSRPPSGRRLSPWEDLGQAPTVDSPLEKLSVAQEPEVCRPHSTPARLTPSKSQNCARRGHLIPSCVSSRAPAMCSSPRVPRPRLRSEPTPLPLPLPLPAPTPSQGPSPSSPGPGGPGGGGGRGRKLLLPTPLLRDLYTLSGLYPSPFHRDNFSPYLFASRDHLL, encoded by the exons ATGTTTCTCCATCTCtgcatctctgcctctgtggcctcACCTGGAGCCCTgaccctctctcttctctctccgcCACCTCTCCCCGCCCTGGCTTGGTGGCAGTCGGTGCTGCTGGGCATCGTGATCCTGCTTGCTTACCGCCTGGAGTTCACGGACACCTTCCCTGTGCACACCCAGGGATTCTTCTGCTATGACAGTACCTACGCCAAGCCCTACCCAGGGCCTGAGGCTGCCAGCCGAGTGCCTCCTGCTCTCGTCTACGCACTGGTCACTGCCGGGCCCACCCTCACG ATCCTGCTGGGAGAGCTGGCGCGTGCCTTTTTCCCTGCACCACCTTCAGCCATCCCAGTCATCGGGGAGAGCACCATCGTGTCCGGGGCCTGCTGCCGCTTCAGCCCCCCAGTGCGGAGGCTGGTCCGCTTCCTGG GGGTCTACTCCTTCGGCCTCTTCACCACGACAATCTTCGCCAACGCGGGGCAGGTGGTGACCGGCAATCCCACGCCACACTTCCTGTCCGTGTGCCGCCCCAACTACACGGCCCTGGGCTGCCTGCCACCTTCTCCGGATCGGCCAGGTCCCGACCGCTTTGTCACTGACCAGGGTGCCTGCGCTGGCAGCCCCAGCCTCGTGGCCGCCGCGCGCCGCGCCTTTCCCTGCAAGGATGCGGCCCTCTGCGCCTACGCGGTCACCTACACGGCG ATGTACGTGACTCTCGTGTTCCGCGTGAAGGGCTCCCGCCTGGTCAAACCCTCGCTCTGCCTGGCCCTGCTGTGCCCGGCCTTCCTGGTGGGCGTGGTCCGCGTGGCCGAGTACCGAAACCACTGGTCGGACGTGCTGGCTGGCTTCCTGACAGGAGCGGCCATCGCCACCTTTTTG GTCACCTGCGTTGTGCATAACTTTCAGAGCCGGCCACCCTCTGGCCGAAGGCTCTCTCCCTGGGAGGACCTGGGCCAAGCCCCCACCGTGGACAGCCCCCTCGAAAAGTTAAGTGTGGCCCAG GAACCCGAGGTCTGCAGGCCGCATTCGACACCGGCACGGCTCACCCCATCCA AGTCGCAGAACTGTGCCCGCCGTGGCCACCTGATCCCCAGCTGTGTCTCCTCCAGGGCCCCAGCCATGTGTTCGTCGCCCCGTGTGCCCCGTCCTCGATTGAGGTCTGAGCCGACGCCCTTGCCCCTGCCCCTACCCCTGCCAGCGCCCACCCCCAGCCAGGGCCCCTCACCTTCCTCCCCTGGACCTGGGGGGCCAGGCGGGGGTGGTGGACGTGGCCGGAAGCTGCTGCTGCCCACGCCCCTGCTGCGGGACCTGTACACCCTGAGTGGActctatccctcccccttccaccGGGACAACTTCAGCCCTTACCTGTTTGCCAGCCGTGACCACCTGCTGTGA
- the PLPPR2 gene encoding phospholipid phosphatase-related protein type 2 isoform X3 → MAGGRPHLKRSFSIIPCFVFVESVLLGIVILLAYRLEFTDTFPVHTQGFFCYDSTYAKPYPGPEAASRVPPALVYALVTAGPTLTILLGELARAFFPAPPSAIPVIGESTIVSGACCRFSPPVRRLVRFLGVYSFGLFTTTIFANAGQVVTGNPTPHFLSVCRPNYTALGCLPPSPDRPGPDRFVTDQGACAGSPSLVAAARRAFPCKDAALCAYAVTYTAMYVTLVFRVKGSRLVKPSLCLALLCPAFLVGVVRVAEYRNHWSDVLAGFLTGAAIATFLVTCVVHNFQSRPPSGRRLSPWEDLGQAPTVDSPLEKNPRSAGRIRHRHGSPHPSRRTVPAVAT, encoded by the exons ATGGCGGGAGGGAGACCGCATCTGAAGAGGAGTTTCTCCATCATCCCCTGCTTTGTCTTCGTGGAG TCGGTGCTGCTGGGCATCGTGATCCTGCTTGCTTACCGCCTGGAGTTCACGGACACCTTCCCTGTGCACACCCAGGGATTCTTCTGCTATGACAGTACCTACGCCAAGCCCTACCCAGGGCCTGAGGCTGCCAGCCGAGTGCCTCCTGCTCTCGTCTACGCACTGGTCACTGCCGGGCCCACCCTCACG ATCCTGCTGGGAGAGCTGGCGCGTGCCTTTTTCCCTGCACCACCTTCAGCCATCCCAGTCATCGGGGAGAGCACCATCGTGTCCGGGGCCTGCTGCCGCTTCAGCCCCCCAGTGCGGAGGCTGGTCCGCTTCCTGG GGGTCTACTCCTTCGGCCTCTTCACCACGACAATCTTCGCCAACGCGGGGCAGGTGGTGACCGGCAATCCCACGCCACACTTCCTGTCCGTGTGCCGCCCCAACTACACGGCCCTGGGCTGCCTGCCACCTTCTCCGGATCGGCCAGGTCCCGACCGCTTTGTCACTGACCAGGGTGCCTGCGCTGGCAGCCCCAGCCTCGTGGCCGCCGCGCGCCGCGCCTTTCCCTGCAAGGATGCGGCCCTCTGCGCCTACGCGGTCACCTACACGGCG ATGTACGTGACTCTCGTGTTCCGCGTGAAGGGCTCCCGCCTGGTCAAACCCTCGCTCTGCCTGGCCCTGCTGTGCCCGGCCTTCCTGGTGGGCGTGGTCCGCGTGGCCGAGTACCGAAACCACTGGTCGGACGTGCTGGCTGGCTTCCTGACAGGAGCGGCCATCGCCACCTTTTTG GTCACCTGCGTTGTGCATAACTTTCAGAGCCGGCCACCCTCTGGCCGAAGGCTCTCTCCCTGGGAGGACCTGGGCCAAGCCCCCACCGTGGACAGCCCCCTCGAAAA GAACCCGAGGTCTGCAGGCCGCATTCGACACCGGCACGGCTCACCCCATCCA AGTCGCAGAACTGTGCCCGCCGTGGCCACCTGA
- the CCDC159 gene encoding coiled-coil domain-containing protein 159 translates to MGEHEQVKPLETSSSKVKAKSIVMIPDSQKLLRCELESLKSQLQAQTKAFEFLNHSVTMLEKESCLQQIKIQQLEEVLSPTGRQREKEGHKWGMEQGRQELYGALAQGLQGLEKTLRDSEEVQRARTTRCLQLLAQEIRDSKKFLWEELELVREEVTFIYQKLQAQEDEISENLVNIQKMQKTQVKCCKILTKMKQQGHETTAWPETEEIPQGASGCWKDDLQKELSDIWSAVHVLQNSIDGLTMCSGACLRASNLRGHKGHWCLSPPLPSWDSDSDSDQDLSQPPFSKSCRSFPPGADPPQSPLHPFPS, encoded by the exons ATGGGAGAGCATGAACAGGTG AAGCCCTTGGAGACCAGCTCTTCCAAAGTCAAAG CCAAGAGCATTGTGATGATTCCCGACTCCCAGAAGCTCCTGCGATGTGAACTTGAGTCGCTCAAGAGCCAGTTACAGGCCCAGACCAAG GCTTTCGAGTTCCTGAACCACTCAGTGACCATGTTGGAGAAGGAGAGCTGCTTGCAGCAAATCAAGATTCAGCAGCTTGAAG AGGTGCTGAGCCCCACAGGTCgccagagagagaaggaggggcaCAAGTGGGGCATGGAGCAGGGCCGGCAGGAGCTGTATGGGGCCCTGGCCCAAGGCCTTCAGGGGCTGGAGAAGACCCTGCGTGACAGTGAGGAGGTGCAGCGGGCCCGCACCACTCGCtgcctgcagctgctggcccaggagaTCCGGGACAG CAAGAAGTTCCTGTGGGAGGAGCTGGAACTGGTGCGGGAGGAGGTGACCTTCATCTATCAGAAGCTGC AGGCACAGGAGGATGAGATCTCAGAGAACCTGGTGAACattcagaaaatgcagaaaacGCAGGTGAAATGCTGCAAA atcCTGACCAAGATGAAGCAGCAGGGTCATGAGACAACTGCCTGGCCAGAGACTGAAGAGATACCGCAGGGAGCCAGTGGCTGCTGGAAGGATGACCTCCAGAAGGAACTGAGTGATATATG GTCTGCTGTGCACGTGCTGCAGAACTCCATAGACGGCCTCACCATGTGCTCGGGGGCCTGTCTCAGGGCCTCGAACCTGAGAG GCCACAAGGGGCACTGGTGCCTGagccctccactcccctcctggGACTCTGACTCCGACTCTGACCAGGACCTCTCCCAGCCACCTTTCAGCAAGAGCTGCCGCTCCTTCCCACCCGGTGCAGATCCTCCCCAGTCCCCCCTCCACCCATTTCCCTCCTGA
- the TMEM205 gene encoding transmembrane protein 205 isoform X2 → MEEGGNLGGLIKMVHLLVLSGAWGMQMWVTFVSGFLLFRGLPRHTFGLVQSKLFPFYFHISMGCAFINLCILASQHAWAQLTFWEASQLYLMFLSLMLATVNARWLEPRTTAAMWALQTVEKERGLGGEVPGSHQGPDPYRQLREKDPKYSALRQNFFRYHGLSSLCNLGCVLSNGLCLAGLALEIRSL, encoded by the exons ATGGAGGAAGGCGGGAACCTAGGAGGCCTGATTAAGATGGTCCATCTACTGGTCTTGTCAGGTGCCTGGGGCATGCAAATGTGGGTGACCTTCGTCTCAG GTTTCCTGCTTTTCCGAGGCCTTCCCCGACATACCTTCGGACTAGTGCAGAGCAAACTCTTCCCCTTCTACTTCCACATCTCCATGGGCTGTGCCTTCATCAACCTCTGCATCTTGGCTTCACAGCACGCCTGGGCTCAGCTCACATTCTGGGAGGCCAGCCAG CTTTACCTGATGTTCCTGAGCCTTATGCTGGCCACTGTCAACGCCCGCTGGCTGGAACCCCGCACCACAGCTGCCATGTGGGCCCTGCAAACCGTGGAGAAGGAGCGAGGCCTGGGTGGGGAGGTACCAGGCAGCCACCAGGGTCCCGATCCCTACCGCCAGCTGCGAGAGAAGGACCCCAAGTACAGTGCTCTCCGCCAGAATTTCTTCCGCTACCATGGGCTGTCCTCTCTTTGCAATCTGGGCTGCGTCCTGAGCAATGGGCTCTGTCTCGCTGGCCTTGCCCTGGAAATAAGGAGCCTCTAG
- the TMEM205 gene encoding transmembrane protein 205 isoform X1 codes for MGTWGGDGNKRGTGKCPNTPVVPIPCRFPAFPRPSPTYLRTSAEQTLPLLLPHLHGLCLHQPLHLGFTARLGSAHILGGQPALPDVPEPYAGHCQRPLAGTPHHSCHVGPANRGEGARPGWGGTRQPPGSRSLPPAAREGPQVQCSPPEFLPLPWAVLSLQSGLRPEQWALSRWPCPGNKEPLAWALHANKCFFRNGCCLFFFPP; via the exons ATGGGTACCTGGGGTGGGGATGGAAATAAGAGGGGAACCGGGAAGTGCCCTAACACCCCTGTGGTCCCCATACCCTGCAGGTTTCCTGCTTTTCCGAGGCCTTCCCCGACATACCTTCGGACTAGTGCAGAGCAAACTCTTCCCCTTCTACTTCCACATCTCCATGGGCTGTGCCTTCATCAACCTCTGCATCTTGGCTTCACAGCACGCCTGGGCTCAGCTCACATTCTGGGAGGCCAGCCAG CTTTACCTGATGTTCCTGAGCCTTATGCTGGCCACTGTCAACGCCCGCTGGCTGGAACCCCGCACCACAGCTGCCATGTGGGCCCTGCAAACCGTGGAGAAGGAGCGAGGCCTGGGTGGGGAGGTACCAGGCAGCCACCAGGGTCCCGATCCCTACCGCCAGCTGCGAGAGAAGGACCCCAAGTACAGTGCTCTCCGCCAGAATTTCTTCCGCTACCATGGGCTGTCCTCTCTTTGCAATCTGGGCTGCGTCCTGAGCAATGGGCTCTGTCTCGCTGGCCTTGCCCTGGAAATAAGGAGCCTCTAGCATGGGCCCTGCATGCTAATAAATGCTTCTTCAGAAATggctgctgtcttttttttttccccccatga